One genomic segment of Salarias fasciatus chromosome 8, fSalaFa1.1, whole genome shotgun sequence includes these proteins:
- the stxbp4 gene encoding syntaxin-binding protein 4, which translates to MPFLPQDAQRLDGLSLLYWTIMGPHGISRAVHRLEFSDCRKGLGVKIIGGYRELTGEEFGIYIKRVIVGGLAALDGRLKSGDLILDVNNISLIGVTNERAVEILRTASLSNHMSLLIARDDESRREFIWLMEKYGSNNVAVSERISPPQTSTGKLTDTASSSSSSRSESPQLLSPKEGVTTLPHGPPCTPNPAHAAHTNTHTHAFSDSVIQLICVAKGTGLGLVIKGGANRAEGPMVFIQEVVPGGDCQKDGRLQVGDQLVSINKESLIGVTYEEARSILTRTRLRPDPTVEIAFIRRRSSSSSSSGPHSPIVPQTRAPGPGVAPPQPAVVTKITSTRNPISETLPAVSVTQVRVNAARTELTGVSSPAEGGGLDTHTGFQAKRSLSSSCRLRLEKLEQALAVIGLQLSDSQIQTLRSKLRADASGTVPLADFESVIRELFKLQTTSTHLSDLLSGLLESPTNPKPSLSDSEDLEEMERLRKEHIEALREIKRLQEQLVESQRVHHQMEEQLSKVTQEVKLGAEESRALRSRVQEAEEAQKQARGMEMDYEEVIHLLEAEIAELKTQRVEQPKPQEELEEVKKKVAVLECQLRKSDTARKSLEMSTAKLLSFVENVQEFLLEIHGPTKSYSSGDVKVGTSPQGLPPRYKKSPWTAATLAQEAKDLSRTVRAILEVDLLTF; encoded by the exons GACCATCATGGGCCCGCACGGCATCAGCCGAGCCGTCCACCGGCTGGAGTTCAGCGACTGCAGGAAAGGACTGG gTGTGAAAATAATCGGCGGCTACAGAGAGCTGACAGGAGAAGAGTTCGGTATCTACATAAAGCGGGTGATCGTCGGCGGGTTGGCGGCGCTGGACG GTCGGCTTAAGTCAGGTGACCTGATTTTAGATGTCAATAACATCAGTCTGATCGGGGTGACGAATGAGAG ggccGTGGAGATCCTGAGGACGGCTTCGCTCTCTAATCACATGTCGCTGCTGATTGCCAGGGATGATGAATCCAG GAGGGAGTTCATCTGGCTGATGGAGAAATATGGCTCCAACAACGTGGCGGTATCAGAACGGATCTCCCCACCGCAGACCTCCACgg GGAAGCTGACGgacaccgcctcctcctcctcctcctcccgctcagAAAGCCCTCAGCTCCTCAGCCCTAAAGAGGGGGTCACCACCCTCCCCCACGGCCCGCCGTGCACCCCCAACCCCGCGCACGCcgcacacactaacacacacacccacgcctTCAG tgACAGTGTCATTCAATTGATCTGCGTTGCCAAGGGAACGGGCCTGGGCCTCGTCATCAAGGGCGGAGCCAACCGGGCCGAAGGACCAATGGTGTTCATTCAGGAAGTAGTGCCTGGAGGAGACTGTCAGAAG GACGGCCGGCTGCAGGTTGGGGATCAGCTGGTCTCCATCAACAAAGAGTCTCTGATTGGAGTGACGTACGAGGAGGCACGAAGCATTCTGACCCGCACCAGACTCAG ACCGGACCCCACTGTGGAGATCGCCTTCATCAGGCGGAGGTCAtcatccagctccagcagcggcCCCCACAGTCCCATCGTCCCACAGACTAGAGCCCCGGGTCCCGGGGTCGCCCCCCCACAGCCCGCCGTGGTCACCAAGATCACATCCACCAGGAACCCGATCAGCGAGACGCTGCCGGCGGTCAGTGTGACGCAG GTTCGGGTGAATGCTGCCAGAACAGAACTGACAGGTGTGTCCTCACCTGCGGAGGGCGGTGGCctcgacacacacaccggtTT TCAGGCGAAACgctccctcagcagcagctgtcgtCTCAGactggagaagctggagcag gctctGGCTGTGATCGGGCTGCAGCTCTCAGACTCTCAGATTCAGACTCTCAGGTCCAAACTTCGAGCCGACGCTTCGGGGACGGTTCCACTCGCAG ACTTTGAGAGTGTGATCCGGGAGCTGTTCAAGCTTCAGACGACCTCAACCCACCTGTCCGACCTTCTGTCCGGTCTGTTGGAGTCGCCCACCAACCCCAAG CCGTCGCTGTCTGACtcggaggatctggaggagatgGAGCGCCTGAGGAAAGAGCACATCGAGGCCCTGAGGGAGATCAAGAGGCTGCAG gagcagctggtggagtcTCAGAGGGTTCACCATcagatggaggagcagctcagcaAAGTCACTCAG GAGGTGAAACTGGGCGCGGAGGAGAGCCGGGCCCTGAGGAGCCGGGtccaggaggcggaggaggcgcaGAAGCAGGCGCGAGGGATGGAGATGGACTACGAGGAGGTGATCCACCTGCTGGAGGCCGAGATCGCGGAGCTGAAGACCCAACGGGTGGAGCAGCCCAAg ccgcaggaggagctggaggaggtgaagaagaaggTGGCCGTCCTGGAGTGTCAGCTGAGGAAGAGTGACACAGCCAGGAAGAGTCTGGAGATGTCAACGGCGAAGCTGCTGAGCTTCGTGGAG AATGTTCAAGAGTTTCTGCTTGAGATCCACGGACCCACAAAGAGCTACag CTCGGGGGACGTTAAAGTTGGGACGTCCCCTCAGGGACTTCCTCCTCGCTACAAGAAGAGCCCGTGGACGGCGGCCACGCTGGCTCAGGAGGCCAAGGACCTGTCCCGGACTGTCAGGGCCATCCTGGAGGTGGACT TGCTCACCTTCTAG